The Dethiosulfovibrio peptidovorans DSM 11002 genome has a window encoding:
- a CDS encoding response regulator, which translates to MMVADDHQIVRKGLVMLLEAEKNIDIVAEVSDGRAAVDIAEELRPHVAVMDIVMPGMGGIEATRRLRKLGVAVVALSMHSDRHFVVEMFRAGARAFLLKDCATDELVGAIRAVVEGEAYLGPSIERGLGMDLSSLDYLIAEEDQRMELTPREWEILQLVAEGRSTREIASSLNLSAKTVENHRQSVMNKLDLHNVADLTKYAIRCGLTDTELL; encoded by the coding sequence GTGATGGTGGCGGACGATCATCAGATCGTCCGTAAGGGATTGGTGATGCTCCTGGAGGCGGAGAAAAACATCGATATAGTTGCCGAGGTATCCGATGGTCGTGCCGCCGTGGATATAGCGGAGGAGCTCCGTCCCCATGTGGCCGTAATGGATATAGTGATGCCCGGCATGGGAGGTATCGAGGCCACCAGAAGGCTGAGGAAGCTCGGCGTGGCTGTGGTGGCCCTGTCGATGCATTCGGACAGGCATTTCGTGGTGGAAATGTTCAGGGCCGGCGCCAGGGCCTTCCTGCTCAAGGATTGCGCCACAGACGAGCTGGTCGGTGCAATAAGGGCGGTGGTCGAAGGAGAGGCCTATCTCGGTCCCAGCATAGAGAGAGGTCTCGGGATGGACCTTTCCTCGTTGGATTATCTGATAGCCGAGGAGGATCAGAGGATGGAGCTCACTCCCAGGGAATGGGAGATCCTCCAGCTCGTTGCGGAGGGCAGAAGCACCAGGGAGATCGCCTCGTCTCTCAATCTGAGTGCCAAGACGGTCGAGAATCACCGGCAGAGCGTGATGAATAAGCTGGACCTGCACAACGTGGCTGACCTTACCAAGTACGCCATAAGGTGCGGACTTACCGATACGGAG
- the gspG gene encoding type II secretion system major pseudopilin GspG has product MKRRSGFTLVEVLVVVVIIGMLAALVAPRVVGRGEEAKRTAALVQIREIEQALDMYKLDSGMYPTTEQGLESLVEKPTTSPEPKRWKEGGYLKKVPVDPWGKEYVYRKPGDHGEFDLFSCGPDGEEGGEGDGKDITNWE; this is encoded by the coding sequence GTGAAAAGACGAAGTGGTTTCACGTTGGTCGAGGTTCTCGTCGTCGTGGTCATCATAGGAATGTTGGCCGCCTTGGTGGCTCCTAGAGTCGTCGGCCGAGGCGAGGAAGCCAAGCGGACCGCCGCTCTTGTTCAGATCCGCGAGATAGAACAGGCCTTGGACATGTACAAGCTGGACAGCGGCATGTATCCCACCACGGAACAGGGACTGGAGTCTTTGGTGGAGAAGCCCACCACGTCCCCGGAGCCCAAGAGGTGGAAGGAGGGCGGCTATCTCAAGAAGGTTCCGGTCGACCCCTGGGGTAAGGAATACGTCTATCGCAAGCCCGGGGATCACGGCGAGTTCGACTTGTTTTCCTGCGGCCCCGACGGGGAGGAAGGCGGCGAAGGGGACGGCAAGGACATAACCAACTGGGAATGA
- a CDS encoding prepilin-type N-terminal cleavage/methylation domain-containing protein has translation MTSGRRGFTLLEVMFVVVLIGIMATLVVSRIAPREPDGLISLNRYLSDARSEAMDRGPLILTVEDGSPVVLDGSLEPIDLRSELPDGSWRVVPERILFYRDGSCSPGRLTLKGAKGEESFLIAVTGRAYEAPR, from the coding sequence ATGACCAGCGGTCGCCGGGGATTCACCCTTTTAGAGGTGATGTTCGTCGTCGTTCTGATCGGCATCATGGCGACTCTGGTGGTCTCCAGGATAGCTCCCAGGGAGCCGGATGGACTGATATCGCTCAACCGTTACCTTTCTGATGCTCGATCGGAGGCCATGGATAGAGGGCCTCTGATCTTGACCGTCGAGGACGGTTCACCGGTAGTCTTAGACGGTTCTCTGGAACCTATCGATCTTCGATCGGAACTGCCCGACGGAAGCTGGAGGGTGGTTCCCGAGAGGATCCTGTTCTACAGGGACGGGTCATGTTCCCCGGGCAGACTGACCTTAAAGGGAGCAAAGGGAGAGGAATCTTTTCTGATAGCCGTGACAGGAAGGGCTTACGAGGCCCCTCGATGA
- a CDS encoding PAS domain S-box protein, translated as MKFSRMALSEWGAYMVGVIFCMVVYLGGMFFLDRSEVSKSREEGLLRRSEQLTLAARATSDRLNDMVRHFSTVSRYVSSSFISSDFDRDSLREIQSLELISFPQILDISVVTYDDDQWMYGSENRTIFEQSLHWGKLFLSRYMERGRGNWIPPFSISPGLRMMGIVYPLRQGRIAYGAMVVTLDLDRLLGHVVYDLKMGGSSYILSPLGDVVLSSDTETVGHSVFGDLHGRKADLRLMTRDVLNRSSGESLEQLSGEGLRVLAWHSARIGGQKLVLVHVSPDPAHLNVVFHFRRRLPLTVFLGVTLVILSLLFVSSYRKVWGILTEGERRYAAVLEAQTDPLIRFRSDWTITFVNQACCRFWGLSREKLIGSSLANRLKGTERLGLQSLLDGLDRGESRQGEWTQSINSPDGSERWIRWSCVPVSGVGSTGLEIQAVGRDITSLYSLQRELARRKDALNAILEGAPVPICMTGLNGEVKRFNRTGKILSANDGALRRMARRVVRQGYGIYGEELSFSDEKGNRRVFSVNVVPYKDENGGIKGTIVAGMELTEVRNIARRLLEEREDRYRKILNAIGDGVLLCRKGVDELFRVDLSNPVASEMIGGDVRPPVGRSLGEIFSSPSLRQVETLLSCSRGPVGLTGDLRRPDGSSLPVEMSLTVFSEDNLPVLLIVMKDISERLEARAREKNYARQLRKLIGRLDEVEQQERQRMAAYLHDVVGQNLASVKIRLGLAMRDASGSVREGLKQCVVLADQIISETRAMTFELGSPLLDELGFGPALERMCDVVRRDRGLAVSVKDDGSADLLDRRSRGLLYRSIRELLINVAKHAEVSEAFVSLERDGKFVVATVLDEGRGYDPENLDRSAADLSFGLLSIRERLAGMGGELICRSSPGKGTRATIKLPVR; from the coding sequence ATGAAGTTCTCCAGGATGGCTCTGTCCGAATGGGGAGCCTATATGGTCGGCGTGATATTCTGTATGGTCGTATATCTCGGAGGTATGTTCTTTCTCGATAGATCCGAGGTGTCAAAATCCAGGGAAGAGGGGCTGCTCAGGAGATCGGAGCAGCTGACCCTTGCCGCCCGGGCCACCTCGGACAGGTTGAACGACATGGTCCGGCATTTTTCGACGGTGTCGAGATACGTTTCCTCCTCGTTCATCTCCTCCGACTTCGACAGAGACTCCCTCAGGGAGATACAGTCTCTGGAGTTGATCTCTTTTCCACAGATACTGGATATCTCCGTGGTTACCTACGACGACGATCAGTGGATGTACGGATCGGAAAACCGCACCATCTTCGAGCAGTCTCTGCATTGGGGAAAGCTGTTTCTGAGCCGTTATATGGAGAGAGGGAGGGGGAATTGGATTCCTCCTTTTTCCATATCTCCCGGTCTCAGGATGATGGGCATAGTGTATCCCTTAAGACAGGGACGTATAGCTTACGGAGCCATGGTCGTGACGCTGGACCTGGACAGGCTTCTTGGACACGTCGTCTACGATCTCAAGATGGGAGGTAGCTCCTATATATTGAGTCCTCTGGGCGACGTGGTGCTGTCCAGCGACACTGAGACCGTGGGACACAGCGTGTTCGGCGATCTACATGGCAGGAAGGCGGACCTGAGGCTTATGACCAGGGACGTGCTCAACAGATCGTCCGGTGAGTCTCTGGAGCAGCTTTCTGGAGAGGGTTTGAGGGTACTGGCCTGGCACAGCGCCAGAATAGGTGGACAGAAGCTCGTGTTGGTTCACGTGTCTCCCGACCCGGCCCATCTCAACGTGGTCTTTCACTTTAGACGCAGGCTTCCTCTGACAGTCTTTCTCGGGGTGACTCTGGTGATACTGAGCCTGCTTTTCGTATCTTCCTATCGCAAGGTCTGGGGCATCCTTACCGAAGGGGAGAGGCGGTATGCGGCGGTACTGGAGGCCCAGACAGATCCTCTGATACGTTTCCGCTCCGATTGGACCATCACCTTCGTTAACCAGGCCTGTTGTCGATTCTGGGGATTATCTAGGGAAAAACTGATAGGTTCCTCTTTGGCAAACAGACTTAAAGGCACCGAGAGACTGGGACTCCAATCTCTTTTGGACGGACTTGATCGAGGAGAGAGTCGCCAGGGAGAGTGGACCCAATCGATCAATTCCCCGGATGGATCGGAGAGGTGGATAAGATGGAGCTGTGTTCCCGTTTCGGGAGTCGGATCGACTGGTCTGGAGATACAGGCGGTAGGCAGAGACATCACCTCTCTGTACTCTCTTCAAAGGGAGCTTGCCCGAAGAAAAGACGCCCTGAATGCCATATTGGAAGGGGCTCCCGTTCCGATATGTATGACCGGTCTTAACGGAGAGGTCAAGAGATTCAATCGTACCGGAAAGATCCTATCGGCAAACGACGGAGCTCTGCGCCGTATGGCACGGAGAGTCGTTCGACAGGGCTACGGGATATACGGCGAGGAACTGTCCTTTTCTGACGAAAAAGGCAACAGGAGGGTTTTCTCGGTAAACGTGGTTCCCTATAAGGACGAAAACGGCGGAATAAAGGGAACCATAGTGGCCGGGATGGAACTTACCGAGGTTAGAAACATCGCTCGAAGGCTTCTGGAGGAAAGGGAAGACCGTTACAGAAAAATCCTAAACGCCATAGGAGACGGCGTTCTTCTCTGCCGAAAGGGAGTCGACGAGCTTTTCCGGGTGGATCTATCCAATCCGGTTGCCTCCGAGATGATAGGAGGTGACGTTAGACCTCCGGTAGGCCGTTCTCTAGGGGAGATCTTTTCGTCCCCCTCGCTCCGTCAGGTGGAGACCCTGTTGAGCTGCAGCAGAGGACCTGTCGGCCTGACCGGAGATCTGCGTCGTCCCGATGGTTCAAGCCTTCCTGTCGAGATGAGCCTGACCGTTTTCTCCGAGGATAATCTTCCGGTGTTGTTGATCGTAATGAAGGATATCTCCGAAAGGTTGGAGGCCAGAGCCAGGGAGAAGAACTACGCCAGACAACTTAGAAAGCTGATAGGTCGCCTCGACGAGGTGGAGCAGCAGGAGAGACAAAGGATGGCCGCTTATCTTCACGACGTGGTGGGACAGAATCTGGCATCGGTCAAAATCCGACTGGGACTGGCCATGAGGGACGCCTCCGGTTCGGTGAGAGAGGGGCTGAAGCAGTGCGTTGTTTTGGCAGACCAGATCATATCTGAGACCAGGGCCATGACCTTCGAGCTGGGGTCGCCCCTGCTCGACGAGTTAGGTTTCGGCCCGGCGCTGGAGCGCATGTGCGACGTAGTTCGAAGGGACAGAGGCCTAGCCGTTTCCGTGAAGGACGATGGCTCGGCGGACCTTCTGGACAGGAGATCCAGAGGACTTCTATACAGGTCTATCAGAGAGCTTTTGATAAACGTGGCCAAACACGCAGAAGTCTCGGAAGCTTTCGTAAGCCTTGAAAGGGACGGGAAATTCGTGGTCGCCACAGTTCTCGACGAGGGGCGGGGCTACGATCCGGAAAATCTGGATCGATCCGCCGCGGATCTGTCCTTCGGTCTTCTCAGCATAAGGGAGAGATTGGCGGGGATGGGGGGAGAGCTTATCTGTCGATCCTCTCCTGGAAAGGGAACCAGGGCTACCATAAAACTGCCCGTAAGGTAA
- a CDS encoding GspE/PulE family protein, with amino-acid sequence MIDSTHSKSRNLPEVSIIAEMLPGSVSLDGLRSDGILPIRKEEDLLVVAVPSLDRYDRAQALGYALGAVVDVEIHDPAAISERINQLYDLRSGAADDAVRDMEGIDDVDALAREDVLSDSVDVPVIRLVNGLFADAMKQRATDIHVESYEDSVIIRFRVDGVLRDRLKLPRSHQAPLVSRIKVMARMDIAEHMAPQDGRIGITVGGRAVDVRVNSVPTQHGERMALRLLDKGGGALTLRDLGMDERELGLMERIISSPYGMILFTGPTGSGKSTSLYAILQELAKPSVNVITVEDPVEYDLPGVAQIQVNEKAGMTFASALRSILRQDPDIVMIGEMRDFDTAHIGVQASLTGHLVLSTLHTNDSISAVARLADMGVEPYLVAGSLVGVVAQRLVRRLCPHCRQEVPVPSILAKNGVKKAWGPTGCPDCSGTGYRGRVGIYEQLIIDDDLREAIARNAPAAEMRALAEPQGFRTLWEIGLSLVEKGATSPEELIRVAGEV; translated from the coding sequence ATGATCGATTCAACCCATTCCAAGTCGAGGAACCTCCCTGAAGTTTCGATCATAGCGGAGATGCTCCCTGGCTCTGTCAGTCTGGACGGTCTTCGTTCCGACGGAATCCTCCCCATAAGAAAGGAGGAGGATCTGCTGGTGGTGGCTGTGCCATCTCTGGACCGTTACGACAGGGCTCAGGCTTTGGGATACGCTCTCGGGGCGGTCGTGGACGTAGAGATCCACGATCCAGCGGCTATATCGGAGCGTATAAACCAGCTGTACGATCTGCGCAGCGGGGCCGCCGACGACGCGGTCCGGGACATGGAGGGCATAGACGACGTGGATGCCCTCGCCAGGGAGGACGTCCTCAGCGACTCGGTTGACGTCCCTGTCATTCGCTTGGTGAACGGTCTCTTCGCCGATGCAATGAAACAGAGGGCCACCGACATCCACGTCGAGTCCTACGAGGATTCGGTTATAATTCGCTTTAGGGTGGACGGTGTCCTTCGGGATAGGCTGAAATTGCCCAGAAGCCACCAGGCTCCCCTGGTCAGCAGGATAAAGGTAATGGCCAGGATGGACATTGCGGAGCACATGGCACCCCAGGATGGCCGCATAGGTATAACGGTGGGAGGAAGAGCGGTGGATGTCCGAGTGAACTCGGTTCCCACCCAGCACGGTGAGAGGATGGCCCTTAGGCTCCTGGATAAGGGAGGCGGAGCCCTTACTCTGAGGGATCTGGGCATGGATGAGAGGGAACTGGGACTCATGGAGAGAATAATATCCAGCCCCTATGGGATGATATTGTTCACCGGTCCCACCGGTTCCGGTAAGTCCACTAGCCTCTACGCCATCCTTCAGGAACTGGCCAAGCCGTCGGTTAACGTCATAACAGTCGAGGATCCGGTGGAGTACGACCTTCCGGGGGTGGCCCAGATACAGGTGAACGAAAAGGCCGGCATGACCTTTGCCTCCGCTCTGAGATCCATTCTCAGGCAGGACCCGGATATAGTCATGATAGGTGAGATGAGGGATTTCGACACGGCCCACATAGGTGTTCAGGCGTCCCTTACCGGACATCTGGTCCTGTCGACCCTTCATACCAACGATTCCATAAGCGCCGTCGCCCGTCTGGCCGACATGGGGGTAGAGCCCTATCTGGTGGCCGGATCACTGGTAGGGGTAGTGGCTCAGAGGCTGGTACGCCGTCTCTGCCCCCACTGTAGACAGGAGGTTCCTGTTCCCTCCATACTGGCCAAAAACGGCGTCAAAAAAGCCTGGGGACCAACCGGCTGCCCTGACTGTTCCGGCACTGGCTACAGAGGTCGAGTTGGCATATACGAACAGCTGATCATAGACGACGATCTGAGAGAGGCCATAGCGAGGAATGCCCCAGCCGCCGAGATGAGGGCCCTGGCCGAGCCTCAGGGATTTCGTACTCTCTGGGAGATCGGCCTCTCTCTTGTGGAGAAAGGGGCCACTTCGCCGGAAGAGTTGATCCGAGTGGCCGGAGAGGTGTGA
- a CDS encoding type II secretion system F family protein: MPTYRYSAYDSKGSLKKGRIEAPGTQQAAESLAVQGLVVVDMSEDSGSKRKSTVRSLSLDDHETFCRSLSTYLKAGLPLSEALKLLEKQGGKRLGLLYGSLRQAVEGGRRLSSSLRDAGCFDENLCSMVESGERGGTLDEVLTQAVGLFSMQASLRRRLQTAMTYPAIMMVVGLGVVAFLMTYVVPKVAVLFSDMGRALPIPTRILMGLSRAFQAMGFPMLLAVLVLFILVKSGRLKIKMPFFRGIRNNIIVSLVCSNLGSLLRSGIPLVQALRMSAVLDPRKDRWMAIADQVKGGLRFEKALEKDGTFDEDLVYFVRIGEIGGDLAGALEQIAQTRWDRARASMDRMANLIEPVMVLFLGLVVGFVVVAILLPIFDISSFVR, from the coding sequence ATGCCTACCTATCGCTACAGCGCCTACGACTCAAAGGGCAGTCTCAAAAAAGGTCGTATAGAGGCTCCGGGAACCCAGCAGGCGGCGGAAAGCCTGGCGGTTCAGGGACTTGTCGTGGTTGATATGTCCGAGGACAGCGGATCTAAGAGGAAATCTACGGTTCGGTCGCTGTCTCTGGACGATCACGAGACCTTCTGTCGGTCCCTCTCTACATATCTCAAGGCCGGTCTTCCCCTGTCCGAGGCCCTGAAATTGCTGGAGAAACAGGGAGGCAAGAGGCTCGGGTTGCTGTACGGATCGCTTAGACAGGCGGTGGAGGGGGGACGGAGGCTTTCCTCCTCCCTGAGGGATGCCGGATGTTTCGACGAAAACCTGTGCAGCATGGTAGAGTCCGGCGAGAGAGGGGGCACCCTTGACGAGGTTCTGACCCAGGCGGTGGGGCTTTTTTCCATGCAGGCCTCCCTCAGAAGAAGACTCCAGACCGCCATGACCTATCCGGCTATAATGATGGTGGTAGGGTTAGGGGTCGTGGCTTTTCTGATGACCTACGTGGTTCCCAAGGTGGCGGTTCTCTTTTCGGACATGGGCAGGGCCCTTCCCATTCCAACCAGGATACTGATGGGGCTTTCCCGTGCTTTTCAGGCCATGGGGTTTCCTATGCTCCTGGCCGTTTTGGTCCTCTTCATCCTTGTGAAGTCGGGCAGATTGAAGATAAAAATGCCCTTCTTCAGGGGGATAAGAAATAACATAATAGTATCCCTCGTATGTTCCAATCTGGGATCGCTGCTCCGTTCGGGCATTCCTCTGGTCCAGGCGCTGAGGATGAGCGCCGTTCTGGATCCCAGAAAGGATCGCTGGATGGCCATAGCCGATCAGGTCAAAGGAGGACTCCGTTTCGAGAAGGCCCTGGAGAAGGACGGTACTTTCGACGAAGACCTGGTGTATTTCGTCAGAATAGGCGAGATAGGAGGCGATCTGGCCGGAGCTTTGGAACAGATAGCCCAGACCAGATGGGATAGGGCCAGAGCCAGCATGGATCGTATGGCGAACCTGATAGAGCCTGTCATGGTGTTGTTTTTGGGACTCGTCGTGGGCTTCGTCGTGGTAGCCATATTGTTGCCTATCTTCGATATATCCAGTTTCGTTCGTTAG